In Flavobacteriaceae bacterium, the following proteins share a genomic window:
- a CDS encoding MBL fold metallo-hydrolase, which translates to MKITFLGTGTSLGIPIIGSTHPVCLSNDIKDKRLRVSVLIEWGSFTYVIDCGPDFRQQMLNSNCNKLDGILFTHEHSDHTAGLDDIRPFFFKQGSIPIYAHKRVINALKRRFDYIFETKNKYPSAPSVMEHTIENTPFVLGGKKIIPVNGYHNKLQVFGFKISDFVYLTDMKTIADEEIEKIKNVKILVVNALREEEHSSHFNLSEALAFIKKVNPQRAYLTHLSHLLGFHKDVERKLPENVFLAYDNLQLKL; encoded by the coding sequence TTGAAGATTACTTTTTTAGGAACAGGTACTTCTCTTGGAATTCCTATAATTGGAAGCACCCATCCAGTCTGCTTGAGCAATGATATAAAAGATAAAAGACTAAGAGTTTCTGTACTTATAGAATGGGGCAGTTTTACTTATGTTATTGATTGCGGCCCTGATTTTAGACAACAAATGCTAAATAGTAATTGTAATAAGTTAGATGGAATTTTATTTACACATGAACATTCTGACCATACTGCAGGATTAGATGATATACGGCCATTTTTTTTTAAACAAGGAAGTATACCAATTTATGCACACAAACGTGTTATTAATGCTTTAAAACGCCGTTTTGATTATATTTTTGAAACAAAAAATAAATACCCAAGCGCTCCTAGTGTGATGGAACATACTATTGAAAATACCCCTTTTGTATTAGGAGGTAAAAAAATTATTCCTGTAAATGGCTATCATAATAAACTTCAAGTATTTGGGTTTAAGATTAGTGATTTTGTTTATTTAACAGATATGAAAACTATAGCTGACGAAGAAATTGAAAAAATAAAAAATGTAAAAATTTTAGTAGTTAATGCATTAAGAGAAGAGGAGCATTCATCTCATTTTAATTTATCAGAAGCACTAGCATTTATAAAAAAGGTAAACCCTCAACGAGCTTATTTAACCCATCTGAGTCATTTATTAGGGTTTCATAAAGATGTTGAAAGAAAGTTACCTGAAAATGTGTTTTTAGCCTACGATAACTTACAACTAAAACTATAG
- a CDS encoding hydrolase translates to MKNRLFIYLFMFASLTALFIYVNSKNILDSYEVDIKKFEEREIAYKDSINNLIDENLDLLYFKLENNDDALSYFENDGIDTDAIVPFIKDEIYKLNTVKGEHPLIPYEAVEGKMIINKIRLLNHKWIIADFSDGTFWGELFITYEITKEKQLNFKVAESFLYPPQSY, encoded by the coding sequence ATGAAAAACAGATTATTTATATACCTATTTATGTTTGCTTCATTAACGGCATTATTTATATATGTAAACTCTAAAAATATTTTAGATTCTTACGAAGTTGATATAAAAAAATTTGAGGAAAGAGAAATTGCTTATAAAGATTCTATAAATAACTTGATTGACGAAAATTTAGATTTGTTATATTTTAAATTAGAGAATAATGATGATGCTTTAAGTTATTTTGAAAATGACGGAATAGATACTGATGCAATTGTACCTTTTATTAAAGATGAAATTTATAAATTAAATACAGTGAAAGGAGAACATCCTTTAATACCATATGAAGCTGTAGAAGGTAAAATGATTATTAATAAAATTAGACTTTTAAATCATAAATGGATTATTGCCGATTTTTCTGATGGCACTTTTTGGGGAGAACTTTTTATTACTTATGAAATTACAAAAGAGAAGCAATTAAATTTTAAAGTAGCAGAATCTTTTTTGTATCCACCTCAATCATATTAA